The Verrucomicrobiia bacterium genome contains a region encoding:
- a CDS encoding prepilin-type N-terminal cleavage/methylation domain-containing protein, with amino-acid sequence MKKRIQVLARIRKSCGFTLVELLVSAILLSIISLAAFQFYGREHQVYSVQEEIANAQQNSRIALDELTTNIMAAGAEIPAGFAPVVAVDANPDTILVRYNKTGCIITVGDHTQIQQSRPIHTRDTVNCFTPFIGQQVYLVHLNPSPGEPSGEWFTLTNTSYNPGNGWQEIHHAEVLQGEPKPGDFVLVMEEAKYYIDNTTDPAHPKLMKVRNGQAPQIYAEDIVDLQFVYILGGATPDTVTDFVAAGRDARDIQNVQILVQSRTQKRDPNWPSDGGFRLRTLTSEVHLRNLNLL; translated from the coding sequence ATGAAAAAGAGAATTCAAGTGCTCGCAAGAATCCGAAAATCATGCGGTTTCACCCTGGTGGAACTTTTAGTCTCCGCCATCTTGCTGTCCATCATAAGCCTGGCCGCCTTTCAATTCTACGGCCGGGAGCATCAGGTTTATTCCGTGCAGGAAGAAATCGCCAACGCCCAGCAAAATAGCCGCATTGCGCTGGATGAGCTAACCACGAACATCATGGCGGCCGGGGCGGAAATCCCCGCCGGTTTTGCTCCGGTGGTCGCGGTGGATGCCAACCCGGATACCATTCTCGTCCGGTACAACAAAACCGGCTGCATCATCACGGTCGGCGACCATACTCAAATTCAACAGTCCCGCCCCATCCACACGCGGGACACGGTGAACTGTTTTACCCCCTTCATCGGGCAGCAGGTTTACCTGGTCCACCTCAACCCTTCACCCGGCGAACCTTCCGGGGAATGGTTTACCTTGACCAACACTTCCTACAATCCCGGCAACGGCTGGCAGGAAATCCACCATGCCGAAGTTTTGCAGGGGGAACCGAAACCGGGAGACTTTGTTCTGGTGATGGAAGAAGCCAAATACTACATCGATAACACCACCGACCCCGCCCATCCCAAACTGATGAAGGTGCGTAACGGCCAGGCCCCCCAGATCTATGCCGAAGACATCGTCGATTTGCAGTTCGTCTACATCCTGGGTGGCGCAACACCTGACACGGTGACCGATTTTGTGGCCGCCGGCCGGGACGCCCGCGATATCCAGAATGTGCAGATTCTGGTGCAGAGCCGCACCCAAAAACGGGATCCAAACTGGCCGTCCGACGGCGGTTTCCGCCTGCGGACGCTGACTTCCGAAGTACATTTGCGCAATTTGAACCTTCTCTAA